The DNA sequence cttaataacacaaaataaaaaataaattttggttatcaaacatattttcataattttttttaacataaaattattttcgaaaacagttatcaaacaagACATAAATATCTCATAATCAAAGGTTAATATTATAACACTTGTATGTTAATAGTGTAAACAAAAGGTTTAACtcaaaatgttaattatttgtGAGCTTTGTAGATgcaattgtaaaattttcaataacatTTTACGAAGGAAtgagaattttaatatttattaggtttatttaattaatagagGAAAATTGACTTTTCTTTGCAAAcataagatataatttttttgttcaacaACTTTTTAATTCATGTCTCATTTCCCACACTTTTTCGAtaacaaatacaaaaatgaGGTAGAAAACTTTAGAATATTATTTTGTCATCTCTCgactttcaaatttcaatcgAGCATTCGTATTTACTATCGTCAACCAACCAACAATTTGTCACTGTATAAATTTCTCAAATGTGTCAGTGCCTTAACTCACTAGTCTCGTCCGAATCTCTCTCCCAACTCTTCAAGATGCTCTCCTTCCCTTCCTCAAAATCTTGTCCTATAGCAAAACCAGTGCCTCAACATCTTCGCTCATCTCTCTTAGATTCCTTTTGTGGATCCaaatctctctctttcaaccCACAAACTGGATTCAATCTCCGCCCAAAATCTCTCCAAATCAAAGCCATGGAGGCCTCCCTAGACTACCACTTTGGAACCCAACTGCAAACCCATATCAAAACACCCACAAGCCTCAAAATTGCCATTATTGGGTTCGGCAATGTTGGCCAGTTTCACGCCAAAACCTTCGTCAGCCAGGGCCACACTGTCCTCGCTCACTCTCGCTCGGACAACTCCGACACCGCCGCAAAGCTCGGCGTTTCCTTCTTCAGCGACCCGCACGATCTCTGCGAGGAACACCCAGAAGTGGTGATGCTATGCACCTCGATCCTTTCGACAAAATCCGAGCTCGAATCGATCCCGTTTCAGAGACTGCGGCGTAGCACGCTATTTGTTGATGTTTTTTCGGTGAAAGAATTTCCCAGAAGCCTAtttgtcacgacccaaattccgggcaacccaaaatttgacccgtgaccccaggttcctcctattccacgttggcagtcaaccaaaatactctggatttttatttttatttcatacatCCCACTAGAATTCTCATAAACTATAATATCTCAAAACTACTCAAAAcaacaagattaaataaatattcattataatccaaaataaaagttcctaattaacaaattaatcaaaataaagcttcataacaaatccatgagtcataattactaaaacaaatcccaaa is a window from the Vitis riparia cultivar Riparia Gloire de Montpellier isolate 1030 chromosome 9, EGFV_Vit.rip_1.0, whole genome shotgun sequence genome containing:
- the LOC117921766 gene encoding arogenate dehydrogenase 2, chloroplastic-like, encoding MLSFPSSKSCPIAKPVPQHLRSSLLDSFCGSKSLSFNPQTGFNLRPKSLQIKAMEASLDYHFGTQLQTHIKTPTSLKIAIIGFGNVGQFHAKTFVSQGHTVLAHSRSDNSDTAAKLGVSFFSDPHDLCEEHPEVVMLCTSILSTKSELESIPFQRLRRSTLFVDVFSVKEFPRSLFVKVATTLQASGVQSSLADKSDN